GGTGTGATTGATTATCTACTGAAACCAGTGATGTTCCCACGGTTAGAAGCCGCTCTTAAAAAATACCAGAAGAGGACGGCAAAGCTGCATGACGCTGACGGCCTTAACCAGTCTTTAGTCGATGAGATGATGCAAGCGAATAGCTCTGAGTCGAGCTCCGATCAGCGTTTACCAAAAGGGATCGACGGCGTTACCCTGGAGAAAATACGAGCACTTTTCAAAGAAGACAGCCTGTATACAGCCGATGAAGCAGGGGAGTGTATCGGTGCCAGCCGTACTACCGCAAGGCGTTACCTGGAGTTCTTAATTGGTACTGGGGAGCTTGAAGCTGACGTAAACTACGGGTCGGTAGGTAGACCGGAGCGTTGTTATCGGAGGCAGCATTAACAAGAGCTTGCTGTTTATCACTCAACAAAAATAGGCGATGCGACGTTAGGAGCTAGCCTTTAGTTCTCCCCCTTAATAAGGGGGAGTTAGAGGGGGTAAAGCGGACCTACAATTAGCGCCTGTAACTCGGTTTGGCGTCCGCGTTCCCACCCCTCCCAGCCTCCCAGCCTCCCAGCTACGCGCCCCGCTTGCAAGGGGAGGAGCTAATGCTCGCTGTCGCGTAGCTAACTAAAAAGGCGATGTGACGATAGGAGCTAGCCTATGGTTCTCCCCCGTGATAAGGGGGAGCTAGAGGGGGTAAAGCGGACTTACAACTTGCGCCTGCAGCTCGATTTAGCCTTCGTGTTTCCTCTCCACCTAGTCTCCCCTTAGTTAGGGAAGGAGCAAACAGTAACCACTTCTCTATGACTCAACCTTCTTCGGCTGATTGAACCACTTCTTAACCACAGACAGCAGCGCTGGACCCACAAGTACCAATACCGCAAGTACCGTAAACGTCATCGTGATAGGACGTTCCCACAAGAAGCTAAGCTCACCATCACTAATCATTAGCGCACGTCGAAGGTTCTCTTCCATCAAACCACCGAGAATAAAGCCGAGCAGCAGCGGGGCAAGTGGGAAGTTTGCGAGTCGTAATGCTATTGCGCCCATTGCAATCAACAGCATGATAAACACATCCATAGTGTTGAATGAAACTAGGTAAACACCGGTGATCGAGAAGAACAAAATCATTGGTAGCAGAACAGTTCTCGGAACCGCCAACAGTTTAGAGATATAAGGAATCAGCGGTAGATTCAAAATCACTAGGACAATGTTACCAAAGTACATCGAAATGATGACCGACCAAAAGACATCAGGGTGTTCGACAAACAGGCGTGGACCAGGCTGGATGCCGTAGGCGATCAAAGCACCCAACATGATTGCTGTAGTACCAGAACCTGGAATACCCAGTGTTAGCAGTGGTACGAATGAGCCACTTGATGCGGCATTATTAGCTGATTCTGGGGCAACTAAGCCTCGAATACTACCTTTACCAAACTCTTCACGCTTATCTTTTGGTGCGAGGTTGCGCTCCATACCATAAGAGAGGAAAGCGGCAATCGTCGCACCTGCGCCAGGGAGTACGCCAGTAAAGAAACCA
This window of the Vibrio maritimus genome carries:
- a CDS encoding response regulator, giving the protein MSDLTRVMIIEDDLKIAELHRRYLEQMGGFEVVGIATSKADAEMQLEVLEPELVMLDVYLPDGTGIEILTHIRALNQECDVILITAARDVETLQHAMRGGVIDYLLKPVMFPRLEAALKKYQKRTAKLHDADGLNQSLVDEMMQANSSESSSDQRLPKGIDGVTLEKIRALFKEDSLYTADEAGECIGASRTTARRYLEFLIGTGELEADVNYGSVGRPERCYRRQH